The proteins below come from a single Excalfactoria chinensis isolate bCotChi1 chromosome 7, bCotChi1.hap2, whole genome shotgun sequence genomic window:
- the SCRN3 gene encoding secernin-3 has translation MAAREPPRSCDTFVALPPAAAGGRVVFGKNSDRPSDEVQEVLYVPAASHPAGAQLQCTYITIEQVEQTYAVVLSRPSWLWGAEMGANEHGVCIGNEAVWGREEVCDAEALLGMDLVRLGLERADTAEKALTVIVDLLEKYGQGGNCMESHMAFTYHNSFLIADRKEAWVLETSGKHWAAEKVEGGVRNISNQLSITTKIDREHPELKEYAKSKGWWDGEKEFDFAATYSYVNTARMTTSRSRYCEGYKLLNKHKGAITSETMMEILRDKESGINMEGGFMTTGSMVSVLPQDPNLPCIHFFTGTPDPARSVFKPFIFVPGITELLKTSSPTFGPDDPVKKQPRFQSKPDRRHELYKKHESAAVVMETMKGKGKEMLEEIQTLEKRKMSEMESILQNGCPDINQLVNLFSQCVDEELKIYS, from the exons ATGGCCGCCCGCGAGCCGCCCCGCTCCTGTGACACCTTCGTGGcgctgccgcccgccgccgccgggggCCGGGTGGTGTTCGGGAAGAACTCGGACCGGCCGTCGGACGAGGTGCAGGAGGTGCTGTACGTCCCGGCCGCCTCGCACCCGGCCGGCGCCCAGCTGCAG TGCACCTACATCACGATCGAGCAAGTGGAGCAAACCTACGCCGTGGTCCTGAGCCGCCCGTCCTGGCTGTGGGGCGCAGAGATGGGCGCCAACGAGCACGGGGTGTGCATCGGGAACGAGGCCGTGTGGGGCCGCGAGGAGGTGTGCGATGCCGAGGCGCTCCTGGGCATGGATCTCGTAAG gCTTGGACTTGAGAGAGCGGACACAGCCGAAAAGGCTCTTACTGTCATAGTTGATTTGCTAGAAAAATATGGCCAGGGAGGAAACTGCATGGAGAGCCACATGGCCTTTACGTACCATAACAGCTTTCTGATAGCTGACAGAAAGGAAGCGTGGGTGCTGGAGACATCAGGAAAACATTGGGCAGCAGAAAAAGTAGAAG GAGGCGTGCGGAATATTTCCAACCAGCTCTCTATCACAACCAAGATTGACAGAGAACATCCAGAGCTGAAGGAATATGCCAAAAGCAAGGGCTGGTGGGATGGGGAAAAGGAGTTTGATTTTGCTGCCACTTATTCTTATGTAAATACTGCCAGAATGACTACATCCAGAAGCCGCTATTGTGAAGGCTACAAACTTCTAAACAAACACAAAG GCGCTATCACTTCTGAAACAATGATGGAAATTCTTCGTGACAAAGAGAGTGGCATTAATATGGAAGGTGGTTTTATGACAACTGGAAGCATGGTGTCCGTGTTGCCTCAGGACCCTAATCTGCCATGCATTCACTTCTTTACGGGAACTCCAGACCCTGCAAG GTCTGTGTTCAAGCCTTTCATTTTTGTGCCTGGAATTACTGAGTTATTGAAAACTAGCTCCCCTACATTTGGTCCTGATGATCCAGTCAAGAAGCAACCACGTTTTCAGAGTAAGCCAGATCGAAGACATGAGCTCTATAAAAAACATGAAAGTGCTGCTGTAGTTATGGAAACTATGAAG GGCAAAGGTAAAGAAATGCTGGAAGAGATACAAAcactggagaaaaggaagatgagtGAAATGGAATCAATCCTGCAAAATGGATGTCCTGACATTAACCAACTAGTTAACCTCTTTTCACAGTGTGTAGATGAAGAACTCAAAATATATAGTTAA